From Diceros bicornis minor isolate mBicDic1 chromosome 17, mDicBic1.mat.cur, whole genome shotgun sequence, the proteins below share one genomic window:
- the LOC131416566 gene encoding olfactory receptor 9K2-like, with product MGDKGAGNHSDVTDFILVGFRVRPEFHSLLFLLFLLVYGMVLLGNISMMAIIVTDSQLNTPMYFFLGNLSFIDLSYSTVIAPKAMVNFLSEKKTVSFAGCAAQFFLFALFIVTEGFVLAAMAYDRFIAICNPLLYSVHMSRRLCTQLVAGSYFCGWVSSILQVSVTFSVSFCASRVIDHFYCDSYQIEKISCSNLFVNKMVSFSLAAFIILPTIVIIVISYMYIVTTVLKIPSSEGRKKAFSTCSSHLGVVSLLYGTVFFVYLIRPSNAELHKVASVFYILVTPMLNPLIYSLRNKDVKLALRKVLWKRKALSS from the coding sequence ATGGGTGACAAGGGAGCTGGCAACCACTCAGATGTAACTGACTTCATTCTTGTAGGCTTCAGGGTCCGTCCAGAGTTCCACAGTCTCCTCTTCCTCCTATTCCTGCTGGTCTATGGCATGGTCCTTTTGGGGAACATTAGTATGATGGCAATCATTGTGACTGATTCTCAGCTGAACACACCAATGTATTTCTTTCTAGGCAATCTGTCCTTCATTGACCTCTCCTACTCTACTGTTATTGCACCCAAAGCCATGGTCAACTTCCTGTCTGAGAAAAAGACTGTCTCCTTTGCAGGGTGTGCCGCCCAGTTCTTCCTTTTTGCCCTCTTCATTGTAACAGAGGGATTTGTCTTGGCagccatggcctatgaccgcttcATCGCCATCTGCAATCCTCTTCTTTATAGTGTCCACATGTCAAGACGCCTTTGCACTCAGCTGGTTGCTGGTTCTTATTTCTGTGGCTGGGTGAGTTCCATCCTCCAAGTCAGTGTAACATTCTCAGTATCTTTCTGCGCATCTCGAGTCATTGATCACTTCTACTGTGATTCTTACCAAATTGAGAAGATTTCCTGTTCTAATCTCTTTGTCAATAAGATGGTATCTTTTAGTTTGGCTGCCTTCATTATTTTGCCCACAATAGTTATTATTGTAATATCTTACATGTATATTGTGACCACAGTCTTGAAGATCCCCTCcagtgaagggaggaagaaagcctTCTCCACTTGCAGCTCTCATCTGGGGGTTGTAAGTTTGCTGTATGGGACTGTCTTCTTTGTGTATCTCATACGTCCAAGCAATGCTGAACTTCATAAAGTGGCTTCAGTATTTTATATATTGGTCACACCCATGTTAAATCCTCtgatctactctcttagaaacAAGGATGTCAAACTAGCTTTGAGAAAAGTCCTATGGAAGAGAAAAGCTTTATCCTCGTGA